TCAATGCATTCGGACCCAATGAGACCAATGCGCATTTGATACCGGAGATCCAGAAGCAAGTGTTAGCAGGCGCCCGTACATTGAAGTTGGGCAACTTGGACCCAAAACGCGATTTCGTTCATACTTCCGATATGGGCCGTGCAATGCGTGCCTTGTTGACGAAAGGGCTTAAAGGAAACCCGAAATTCAACATTGGTCGAGGCATCGAATACAGCGTTCGCGAAGTAGTTGAAGCGTTCGAACGGCAACTCGGTGAAACCCTCACGATCGAAGTGGATCCAACAAGGGTGCGCAAAGTTGAACGGATGCACCTCCTAGCGAATGTATCCAAACTGAAGAAGGAGACGGGTTGGGAACCACAACAGGATCTCGACCAGGGTATTGCAACGTTATTGAAGGAAGTTCCTATCGGATAGGAGCCAGTTCAGGAAGCTCACCTGTTACTGCATTCTGAAAATTGTCCAGTAAGATAAAAATAACGCTCTGCACGGATGGCGTCTTTCCGCATGCCATGGGCGGTATGCAGCGCCACTCAAGTCTGCTCGCTATGCATTTGGCGCAACGTGAAGATGTGGAATTGACCGTGCTTCATCCCCATACGGTCCCATTGTTCGATGCGAAATTGGGTATCAAGGAAGTGCACGTTCCACCGATAGATCCGGAGAAATTATACTTGCGCGAATTGTGGCGCTACAGTGCTGCGGTTGCCCAAGTGCTGGATAGGGTCGGAGGTGATGTGATCATGTCCCAAGGATTCTGTGTTTGGAAGGATGTCGATCGATTCAAGGGTCGCTTGATCGTGCATCCACATGGTCTCGAAATGTTCCAAGGATTGACCGTGAAGGATAAACTGATAGGACTTCCATTCCGCATGTTACTTCGCTATTTGGTAGCAAGGAGTCGTGTGACGATCTCGTTAGGCGGTAAGCTGACGGGTATATTGAATAAGTTGGCGAAAGGCACAACCGGAAAGATCGCAGTACTTCCCAATGCAGTTGAAGTTCCTTCCGTACAAGTAATTCAGGATCGGAACGCAACGCTGCGGATCCTTTTCGTTGGTCGGTTCGCGTTCAACAAAGGCATCGATGTGCTGATGTCGGTAGCTGAACGGCTCGTTGCCGAAGGACATGGTGGCCGACTACAGTTTGAATTGGCTGGAAGTGGATCATTACTGGAGCATTTCAAGAGCAAAGGACTTCCATCGAACGTACAATTACTGGGGCGTGTGGAGGACGATGAACTGTTTGCGCTATACACCCAATGCGATGCGTTCCTCTTGCCGACCCGTTTCGAAGGAATGCCCACGGTGGTATTGGAGGCCATGGCGCGAAGCATGCCAATTATCGTGAGCGATGTTGGTGCAACCGCTGAATTGGTTGGCCGGGACAATGGCTGGCTTCTCCCACCCGGTGACGCTGATGCACTCTATCGCGCACTGATCGAGTTCATGGAGCTCACTCAGTCGGAGCGAGCGATTCTTGGTGCTCGTTCCTTGGCGCGGGTGCAAGCGGATTTCACATGGCCGAAGGTCACCGAACGGACAGTGGAATTGTTCAGGAATATTGTTTCAACACAAAGTTGAGCAGAGCCGATAAGCGCCTCGTATTTACCTTTCGCAAGACCTATGGCAACCCACTCCTCAGTCCTGATCGTTGATGACGCTTATCGATTCTGGTGTATCAATGAAGTTGGAGTCAAGTCGGATAATTCGAGAATGTCAGTTCTGTTTGCGTTAAAGGATGAACTCGCCTTGGTTGAGATCGTTTTGAATTGCGGCATATGAAAGATCCTGTTTCCTTCGCTCGCAGCGAGGCGCCGTTGGTCTCAGTAATAATCCCGAGTTATAACAAGCGGGATTATATCGTGGACACCATAGCATCGGTGCAAGCACAGACCTATGGCAATTGGGAACTGCTTGTCGTGGATGATGTTTCCACGGATGGTACGGTAGATCTGATACGGGAGATTGCAAAAAGTGACCCCCGGATCTCGGTGGATGTGTTGGACAAGAATTCTGGAGCGAACCGCTGTCGGAACTACGGTCTCGCGAAAGCGAAAGGGCATTATGTAATTTTCCTGGATGCCGATGATCAACTGGCCCCTCATTGCCTAGGCACTCGTGTAAGTGCAATGATCCGCACCAAGGATCCGGATATGGGCGTGTTCACCATGCGCGTATTCAGGCATCGGTTAGGTGATGACACACGACGTTGGGTTCCCAAACACAAAAAGCCGCTACGGGATTTTTTTCGTCACGATCTTCCGTGGCAAACAATGCAACCGATATGGAAGAAAGAATTCGTTAAACAGTTAGGCGGATTCGATGAAGGTTTTGCCCGACATCAGGATGTGGAACTGCATACGCGTGCACTCATGTTACCTTCCGTACGGGTAGAACAATTCCCCGGCCCTATTGATTGCTATTATCGTGTAGGCGAAGAAAGAAGGTCTGACGGTATTGCGCGAAGATCTGAGAAACTAGTGGATGCCACGCTGCATTATTATGAACGATTCATGCCTGATGCGGATCGATTGGGTATGCGCAGCGCGTTGGTCGGTACGTTGCACAGGATCCAACTTCAGCTACTGTACCACGGACGTGAAGAACAGATCTCGAGAGCTGAATTAACACAGCTTGAGAAACGGCTCTTCCCAAAAGAGATCTGGCGTTCAATTCCACTATGGAAGCGGTTCCTTTTTCGGGTCTCACGGGTGTTCAACATGGCGCCTATCCGTATCCCTGGAGTTAATAAGACCATCGGCGCACTTCTGGTGCAGTAACCCTAAGATCTCGTGATCAAGGCTCTGATCCTCTGTGCGCCACGGAACCCAAAAAGTCTGTGAAGCACTATGTAGGAACGGCCGGAGGTTGGGGAAACTGAAGGCTGGAAATCAGAAGGTAGAAGTGTCTTGTGATAGCTCAATGCAGCTTTTGGGTCATGTGCATAGAGAATACGGATACTATCAAAGATCACTTGCCAATAGGGTTGAAGGTCCCGACCATCGTTCAAGGATCGGACGTGATCCATCATTCGACCACGAAGTTCAACGAAACGCGCCCAATTCCTTGCGAGGTTGGTATGTGAAATGCTATCATTCCGCTTATGGACCAAAGTATTCACAGCAGGGTCATGAACGATCGATCCGCCATTCTTGATCATCCGGAACAGGAGGTCATATTCTTGGCTACTCCCAAGGGTAGCATCCCATCCCCCAGCATCCTGAACGGCGCTGCGTTTCCATAATATCGCTGAAGTGATACCCAGGCCGTGTTGCATTACATCCGACCAAGCATCGCGATCTTCATTCTTTTGGATCACGTCGCGCACGAATACGCCAGTGGGAGAGATGATCCGATAACTCGCAACGACCAGGTCAGGACCGTTGTTCGCGTTCACAAGCAGCGCTTGCCGGTGTAGTTTTTCGGGAAGCAGTTCATCGTCGGCATCCAGGAATTGGATATACGTACCATCTGCGTGTTGAAGGCCTGCATTCCGCGCTTGAGCCGCTCCACTATTGG
This genomic window from Flavobacteriales bacterium contains:
- a CDS encoding glycosyltransferase translates to MKDPVSFARSEAPLVSVIIPSYNKRDYIVDTIASVQAQTYGNWELLVVDDVSTDGTVDLIREIAKSDPRISVDVLDKNSGANRCRNYGLAKAKGHYVIFLDADDQLAPHCLGTRVSAMIRTKDPDMGVFTMRVFRHRLGDDTRRWVPKHKKPLRDFFRHDLPWQTMQPIWKKEFVKQLGGFDEGFARHQDVELHTRALMLPSVRVEQFPGPIDCYYRVGEERRSDGIARRSEKLVDATLHYYERFMPDADRLGMRSALVGTLHRIQLQLLYHGREEQISRAELTQLEKRLFPKEIWRSIPLWKRFLFRVSRVFNMAPIRIPGVNKTIGALLVQ
- a CDS encoding glycosyltransferase family 4 protein, encoding MSSKIKITLCTDGVFPHAMGGMQRHSSLLAMHLAQREDVELTVLHPHTVPLFDAKLGIKEVHVPPIDPEKLYLRELWRYSAAVAQVLDRVGGDVIMSQGFCVWKDVDRFKGRLIVHPHGLEMFQGLTVKDKLIGLPFRMLLRYLVARSRVTISLGGKLTGILNKLAKGTTGKIAVLPNAVEVPSVQVIQDRNATLRILFVGRFAFNKGIDVLMSVAERLVAEGHGGRLQFELAGSGSLLEHFKSKGLPSNVQLLGRVEDDELFALYTQCDAFLLPTRFEGMPTVVLEAMARSMPIIVSDVGATAELVGRDNGWLLPPGDADALYRALIEFMELTQSERAILGARSLARVQADFTWPKVTERTVELFRNIVSTQS
- a CDS encoding glycosyltransferase, encoding MTISIIIPCYNAAEYITRCLESVFSQTYAPLQVILVDDGSTDTTVDLIRSTPVPVGIELKLIEQSNSGAAQARNAGLQHADGTYIQFLDADDELLPEKLHRQALLVNANNGPDLVVASYRIISPTGVFVRDVIQKNEDRDAWSDVMQHGLGITSAILWKRSAVQDAGGWDATLGSSQEYDLLFRMIKNGGSIVHDPAVNTLVHKRNDSISHTNLARNWARFVELRGRMMDHVRSLNDGRDLQPYWQVIFDSIRILYAHDPKAALSYHKTLLPSDFQPSVSPTSGRSYIVLHRLFGFRGAQRIRALITRS